The bacterium DNA window TTTCCCATAATTTTGTAGTGTATCCTCCAACAAGCCGCACTGCAATTTCATCTGGCAATTCATTAACTCTTCTATTAAATGGCTCCGGCGTAACAGGTCCATCATAGCCAGTTTCTTTAATTGTTTTTAAAAAACTAGTAAGGTCAATAATTCCTGTTTCCCCTGGAATATTTCTCTCAGTATCTACCAATTTTTCAATATCTGAAAAAGGGGCATCATTTATGTGAACATAAATAATTTTATTTTTATCTAATTTTTTAATATCTTCTAAACTTCCACCAGAAGTGAACCAGTGCCACGAATCAAGTAAAATCCCTGCATTTTCAAAGTCAGAAACCAAATCAAGCATCTGCTCAATAGTATGAACAAATGGGTATTTATGGTCTTTTCTAAAAGATGGTGTCCCTATAAATTCAAAGCCAATTTTACACCCACCAATTACTTCTGTTATTTTTTTTATTATTTTTCTATGCCACTTAAAATTCTCATTATATTCCATCTCATCTGAATATGGTTTTATCCATGTGTAAATTCTTTCTGCCTCAATTTCAGATGCAATCTTAACAAATTTTTTTAATTTTTCTATTCCCTTTTTAAAATTTTCTTCTGAGTAAATATCAATAGGCAACCCCCATCCACCAACTTTAAGATTAAATGAAGAATACATACCTTTGACATAGTCAACTGAATATTTTTCAACAAGTTCAATTGTTTCATCAACTGGTAAATCCATACCTTCAAATTCACCAATAGTTGCAAGTCGTAGGCATTCTCTTAAACTTTTATTTATTCCAAGTGCACCAGGTGCCAGATTTTTAAACATTCCCACCTCCATTTT harbors:
- a CDS encoding sugar phosphate isomerase/epimerase, yielding MFKNLAPGALGINKSLRECLRLATIGEFEGMDLPVDETIELVEKYSVDYVKGMYSSFNLKVGGWGLPIDIYSEENFKKGIEKLKKFVKIASEIEAERIYTWIKPYSDEMEYNENFKWHRKIIKKITEVIGGCKIGFEFIGTPSFRKDHKYPFVHTIEQMLDLVSDFENAGILLDSWHWFTSGGSLEDIKKLDKNKIIYVHINDAPFSDIEKLVDTERNIPGETGIIDLTSFLKTIKETGYDGPVTPEPFNRRVNELPDEIAVRLVGGYTTKLWENIFK